A region from the Silene latifolia isolate original U9 population chromosome 7, ASM4854445v1, whole genome shotgun sequence genome encodes:
- the LOC141590882 gene encoding tetraspanin-8-like translates to MGLSSFILGCVNTLTLCLSLPILLAGYIIKATANSPCDPIMYKPLLALGTCLLIVSLIGLLGAYCRYSIFQWLYLLTLFFLIIGLLAFLSISAVIIRGGSKGDDVMDGGAREYELPMFSNWMQNNYVSDDHWEDVKKCLVRHDACGKLNSFRTLMDFVTFKRSRLTSMEMGCCKPPVHCGYEYESDTHWTVPEKGLASKEEDCLAWSNDIDKLCYQCRTCKAGYLAFFMKGWRKITTLNAVLLVVLFFIFIIAACAIRS, encoded by the exons ATGGGATTAAGTAGTTTTATATTAGGATGTGTAAATACATTAACCCTATGCCTTTCATTACCAATATTATTAGCAGGGTACATAATAAAAGCAACAGCAAATTCCCCTTGTGATCCTATAATGTACAAACCGCTACTCGCCCTCGGAACATGCTTGTTAATTGTGTCCTTAATCGGTTTATTAGGAGCATATTGTCGATACTCGATTTTCCAATGGTTATACTTACTCACATTGTTTTTCTTAATTATCGGGTTATTAGCATTTTTAAGTATTAGCGCGGTGATCATTCGAGGAGGAAGCAAAGGTGACGATGTTATGGATGGTGGTGCAAGGGAGTATGAACTACCTATGTTTTCAAATTGGATGCAAAATAATTATGTTAGTGATGATCATTGGGAAGATGTTAAGAAATGTTTGGTTCGTCATGATGCTTGTGGCAAGCTTAATTCTTTTAGGACTCTTATGGATTTTGTTACTTTCAAAAGATCTAGATTAACTTCCATGGAG aTGGGATGTTGTAAACCACCGGTGCATTGTGGATACGAGTACGAAAGCGACACACATTGGACGGTGCCGGAAAAGGGATTGGCTTCGAAAGAGGAAGATTGTTTAGCATGGAGTAATGACATTGATAAATTGTGTTACCAATGTCGAACTTGCAAAGCTGGATATTTAGCTTTTTTCATGAAAGGATGGAGAAAAATTACTACACTTAATGCTGTTCTTCTTGTTGTactcttttttattttcattattgCTGCTTGTGCTATTAGAAGTTAA